A single region of the Colletotrichum destructivum chromosome 12, complete sequence genome encodes:
- a CDS encoding Putative Fork head domain, winged helix-like DNA-binding domain superfamily gives MNTMPCVSPTSSSTEGFANDRSDSNKYYSNYGQGAYTTCSPSLVNWSPCRPASIQTIVPAVAAQHHLFFHPQEQPSVSGNLKTPMHISPDELVTRSMDGQGHYDNSVFQHSFWLNRWDSGSLQCSTTMERPIQDEFKAIDASVFQHRSSPVSFMEGSMVGPNVIPELSVVPELGQHTLSATGSPLQEEDKRRKPYSALIHEALKQADDHTMTLRELYKWFRDHTDKIKGEGDTGWQNSIRHNLSMNKVSNFPKATCILFRCYCDPPAKPIWKTARHTSIFASITHYLINAFKKVEAGLSKWTLDPNYINKIQPTTQFRSGNQTGSQKGPSRLRNAHNGGSGRRKGTSLEDTTSHRKRNRHAPSTSG, from the exons ATGAACACTATGCCCTGTGTCTCTCCGACATCTTCGTCAACCGAGGGATTCGCCAATGACCGGAGCGATAGTAACAAGTACTACTCCAACTATGGTCAAGGCGCCTACACAACGTGCAGCCCGTCGCTTGTCAACTGGAGCCCCTGCCGTCCCGCCTCCATCCAAACTATCGttcccgccgtcgccgcccaaCACCACCTGTTCTTTCACCCCCAGGAACAGCCTTCAGTTTCTGGTAACCTCAAAACCCCGATGCATATCTCACCGGACGAATTGGTCACAAGAAGCATGGATGGTCAAGGGCATTACGACAATAGCGTCTTTCAGCATAGCTTCTGGCTGAATCGATGGGACAGTGGATCTCTCCAGTGCTCCACCACGATGGAAAGACCAATCCAGGATGAGTTCAAAGCTATAGACGCTTCCGTGTTCCAACACCGTAGCTCACCGGTGTCCTTTATGGAGGGTTCCATGGTGGGGCCGAACGTTATCCCGGAGCTGAGCGTGGTCCCGGAGCTCGGGCAGCACACCCTTTCTGCTACCGGTTCGCCACTCCAGGAGGAAGACAAGCGTAGGAAGCCCTACTCGGCGCTTATTCACGAAGCCCTGAAGCAAGCGGATGATCACACCATGACGCTACGGGAGCTGTATAAGTGGTTCAGGGATCACACTGATAAGATAAAAGGGGAAGGCGACACTGGTTGGCAGAATAGCATCCGTCACAACCTAAGCATGAACAAAGTGAGTAACTTTCCGAAAGCCACTTGCATTCTCTTTCGATGTTATTGTGATCCTCCTGCCAAACCGATCTGGAAAACGGCACGTCACACCAGCATCTTTGCTAGTATAACACACTACCTCATCAAT GCATTCAAGAAAGTCGAGGCAGGCCTGTCGAAGTGGACTCTGGACCCCAATTACATCAACAAGATCCAGCCAACGACACAATTCCGTTCTGGCAACCAAACTGGCTCTCAAAAGGGCCCCTCCCGCCTCAGAAATGCCCATAACGGCGGGTCTGGTAGACGAAAGGGCACTTCCCTGGAGGATACTACGTCACACCGAAAAAGAAACAGACACGCGCCATCAACGAGCGGTTGA
- a CDS encoding Putative TATA-box binding protein: MGNRLRGHHKPRFAALIMRIREPKTTALIFASDKMVVTGAKTQRDAWAACRKFSQTLQKPGFPTEIADFKIQNIVSSFDCKFPIRLEGIAVAKFGSVSYEPELIPGLVYRLQAPKVVVLIFASGKVVLTGAKSKDDISGAFDAIRPLLQSLLLIICMPSHRLIDRTRFQSFP, translated from the coding sequence ATGGGCAATCGTTTGAGAGGTCACCATAAGCCGAGATTTGCGGCACTCATCATGAGAATTCGGGAGCCAAAAACGACGGCATTGATCTTTGCTTCTGACAAGATGGTCGTCACCGGAGCCAAGACGCAGCGTGATGCATGGGCAGCGTGTAGAAAGTTCAGTCAAACTCTTCAGAAACCAGGATTTCCGACAGAGATCGCAGACTTCAAAATTCAGAACATTGTTTCTTCGTTCGACTGCAAGTTCCCGATTCGATTGGAAGGCATTGCCGTGGCCAAGTTCGGATCGGTTTCGTACGAGCCTGAACTCATTCCCGGCCTCGTATACCGACTGCAGGCACCCAAAGTCGTCGTGCTGATATTTGCAAGTGGCAAGGTCGTGTTGACCGGCGCTAAATCAAAAGACGATATCTCCGGAGCGTTCGATGCGATACGGCCGTTGTTGCAAAGTTTGTTGCTCATTATCTGTATGCCAAGCCACAGGCTAATCGACCGCACCAGGTTTCAGAGTTTTCCATGA